The window CTAACTGCATTGTTTTCCTTAATCTTTACCCTGAAATTATCCTATTAATTACTTTTTTGGACGCTCGGCTTCGCTATAGTGTTCCAAATACAATATTTAATTTTCAAGAAAACCCTGCGCCTTGATAGTCACTGACTATCAAAGCGCTAAAGTAAAATAGGAATAAACTATCATTAATCACTAATATTTTATGAGGTCGATCACATGAGAACCCCGCCATTTGCTGAGTTAGTGAACCAACATTTTGATTCTTTGCACGACGCTGCGGCGTTTTTTCATGTGACGGTACCGACCATTCGGCGTTGGTTGTCGGGCCAATACTCGATCAATCCCATCGCCGAGAAGTTGATGAATGTGCATGCGCGTGGCTATTTGCCCTTAGATCACCGTTGGGACGGTTTTAAAATTAACGTCGACCGTGCCACCTTGATCACACCCGAAAGACGCGAATTCAACCCTAAAGAATTGCTCAGTTTTGCCTACTGGCGTGATGAGCATCGTCAACTGGTTGAGCGCCACGGCAAGATTGATTCACCGAAATATTACCCACCTAAGGAGCATCCATTGCCGTTTCGTGGCGGTCGTCGAATGCCTGCCAAACCTTGGGTACCCAGCAAATTCAAATAAAGAAAGGATTAGCGATGAAAGTGAGTGTCTATATCGATCAAGTGCTGTTCAACCAAGCGCTCAAAGCCGCCAAAGGCTCTGGACTGACGCCGTCCCAAAAAATCGCCCACTGGGCAGAAATGGGTCAATTCATGGAAACCAAATCCCTTGGCTCACTAAGGCTCATACAAAGTGGTCGTAAAAAGACGTGACTCACCTACCCACTTTCATCGATTTGGCGCTTGTACGGAGACAAACGTCACGCTTGCGCCAATGGTTATCTGATACCATAATTAGGTATTATTTGGTATTTGGAGAAAAAGTCATGGCGAGAAATACAAGCATTACCTTGGGTGAACACTTTGATGGGTTTATTGCGAGCCAGATCCAAAGCGGTCGTTATGGCTCAGCCAGCGAGGTGATCCGATCGGCGCTGCGTTTACTCGAAACCCAAGAGACGAAAATGAATACGTTACGACAGCTGCTCGTGGAAGGTGAAAACAGTGGGATCGCGGATTACGACCTCGATACTTTCATTAATGAACTCGACAGTGAAGAAAGAAAATGACGCCTTTTCAGCTCACGAACAAGGCAAAGGCCGATCTTAGAGACATTGCCTTGTTTACTGAGCGTCGTTGGGGTCGCAAGCAACGAAATGTCTATATCAGACAGTTCGATACCACATTTGGCCGCTTAGCGGAGAATCCGGAGCTTGGAAAAACCTGTGATGAAATCAGGCCAGGTTACCGAAAATTCCCACAGGCCAGTCATGTCATTTTCTACCAGAAAACGAACAACCAACCTCTCCTAATCATACGAATCTTACACAAAAGTATGGATGTACTTCCCATCTTTGGCGCACAAACTTGAGGGGGTAAACTAAGTTAACACTCTCTTTCTTTGAGCTTAAATGGCCAGTATTTAAAGCGCACTAAATCTAGAGTTATACTGATTTATACAAACAATTTCAAAACAATTGATATAAAAAACACTAAGCTAACGAAGAAAACTATAACTGTCGATTTAACTGTTTCTGTCAATGGTGAGCTTTGATAAGGCTGTCCACTATAACTTTCCCAAACCCAATCAGGAGCCTTGTAGGGTTGATTTTTATATGACTCCAACATTTTTATAACGTCATTATGCTCAATGTCAATGAGAATAGAATCTATATGTTGGTTAAAGCTAGCAGCATAGTTTTTCTTCCATTGTTGCAAGCGTATAAACTCGTATGGCGTATTCCAGACCAAACTCAATATAATACCAATCAAAGAATAAATGGATATAGAAGCAATCAGGTCTGTTGGTACTTCTAGCCAATTTGGAATTTCAAATCGAGGTTTCTTCTTTTTGACTATATAAAAATTATCTGAATTATCAGTTATGACTACAGTGCCATTTATTAGACTTTTAGATTTAGCCTCTAATGTCGGTTCTACATCTTGGGAACTCAATTGTTCCAAGTACATAGTCAGAGTTGCACTTTCGGTCTCAGACCATTGCTCAAACGTTATCTCAACCTCATTGTTATCACTTAGTTTAGGGACAATCCCAACATTGTCAGATTCTGAGCTAATATCTATAACCTTAAATTGCTCATTCATTACAATAGGAATAGAGTCATAAAGTAAGTCACTTTTTAATCCAACTCCAATTAAATTACGATCACTACTATTCGTTAGTCTAACTTTTATCTTCCAGAGCCCTAATACGTCCCTGCCGTCATAGGTAAAGTTGGCTTTAACTCCAGGTACCATTTCAACGTCTGTAACTTTTTCACTCGAAAGTATAGCCATTGAAACAGAGATCGACTCTGATTTAGTCTGATTCCACAAGGTAAAACCACTAACTATTGTTGCTACAATACCAGCAATGATACTTAGCCTTTCCCAAAAGTGCTTCTTGTCAAACATTTATCTTCCAATTTGGTTATTAAACATCACGCCCTGCTTGAGGTATGACACAAAGAACCGCCAGCCCCAAATTATTGCAACTTAAAAACTCAAAACCCAACACGAGAACAAAAATGTCAAGTGTTGGGAATTATCACTAAGTGCTTTATATTCCTATCGTTTTCGTTTAAGTAATAAGTACATAGAAGAAAACACCCCTGAGATGCCGATAACTAATGCAAGGCTTTGGCTTGTACCAAATTCATTCCAAAATAATGACAACCCTTTTGCTCCGAAGATACCATAAGACAAACCAATTACTGTAATTAGTAAGCTATATACGAATATGACTCTATCTTTCAAACTGATAAATTGGAGTCTTTCTTCCAGCCTTTCACTACCGATAAGATTAATTCTATTTTCAGTTACTGGTTTATTAAGTTGAAGTTTGGAAGATAGGTTGTTCCATGCTCGAGCTAAAGCTGACTTGTATAATGTTCGGCTGATATCATCCCAAAAATAGGCCGTACCGAAACTCTCCATTACATCCATATCGAATGGAACTTTACCCAAATAATCAATTCCTCTAGATGAAAGTTCATGTTCAGACTTTATCCCGCGAGCTTTATTTGTGAGTCTAAATATAGGTACATTAGCATCCTGTTCTAGTTGCTTTACCAAGTTATCGGATGTTATTTTTGATATATCATCCTCCTCTTCAACACACAAAGTAATGTCAGATAGAAAATGGGTTGCAGATATCAATTCATCATAGCCAGCACGACTGTCGAATATAATAAAATCATACCCTTTATCGAGGCGTTTTAGCATTGACGATATGATTTTTCTAGCCTCCTTCTTGTCATCTGGCATGATGTCTTTAAAGTTCAGGACCTCATCGACTCGGGTAACTGATGGAATAACGTCAAAGGAACGATAACGCTCATTCGAAAACTTAGACTTGCCTGAAACCTCTACATCACCCTTATCAATAAAATACTCAGCTACCGACATTTTGTCTTCTTGAGTTAACTGAATGGTCTCTTTCCTATGAAAATATAATAGTGATGTTAAACCACGAACAAAAACATCCAGATCAACAACCAAGACAGAGTAGCCTTCATTTCCAAGGATATCAGCCAGTACAGCTGTAAGAAGCGTTTTGCCCGTACCACCTTTACCACTAACTACGTTAATGACTTTTGCACTACTCATGCGCTAACACTCCTCTTTCTATATATAAAAATACCAAAAAAACCAGCTTGAAGAAAAAGACCAATCATAATTACGGATGGCACTATCGCCATGAGCTTCGCATACTCAATACTTATCGAGCCATACTCAAGTACATAAAGTGGAAGTGCGACTACAGCATATAAGAGTGCACCAAGGGAGATTTTACCCAATACGGTATTTAGATAAGTTTCTGTTGCATCTTGGTCACTAAAATAAGTGAAAATCATAAAAAATATGAGATGCCCACTCACGCCACATAACACTGTTAAACCGAAGAGGACTGGGCTCTCTAAGAGATAACTAAACCCCTGTTGAACTAGCTCGTCCGGCACTTCAATATTCAATCTAGGCACCTTTCATTAAAAAAAGTTAATTTTATCATGTAATTGACGGTATGCAACACGAGATACCACCGTCCCATGAGGTACGAACAACGACCTATAAACCCTTTGACTATAAACACGAAACCCAACCCACGACTTAAATGACAAAGGTTGAGAATCAATCATCAAATACTCTTTTTGATCACATTTAAACTAGAACTCAATTTTAACTAGTTCTGCAATTTTTTCGGCTACAACAACCATTGAATCTTCAGACGTATCTAAGCCACTTCTAGAAGCGAGTAATGGACTTATATTACGAAGTTCTTCATATGTAGTGTCATGTATTACAGGAATAAGTTGGTTACCAGCCAATAGAGCAGAGAGCTCCTTGTCAGCGACCCCTTCTTTAGGAAGACGTGCCAACATTGCTGGAGTTACAAGAACAAGTCCAATACGTGAATTAGCTAAACCTTTGTCGATCGCACGCATCATCGGAACACCAAGAGCAAGATCTTTTTCGCTAAACCATACATTCACTCCAGACTCTTCGAGAAGGTCATGCAGCTCTTTAGCTACTGTTTTACGATCATCCCAAGCGTGACATAGGAAAATGTCACGAAGGTCCGGTTGTTCAGTAGCTCTCTTTTCGACAGTTTCTCGAATTGGTGTGAGTGATTGTATCTGGCTCGCGGTATAAGACACTGATGAACCAGGTTTTGACCAACTAGGCCTTTTACTACTTGTACCACTACTGCTGCCTCCAGTATTGCTTCCGTATGATGAAAATGACGGAGGCGAATATGAGGAATAACTCCCATAGTTGCGACTGCGACCACTACAAGCAGGGCATGCCGCTGCTCCACTAGCTGTGCGGTGTCCATTTCTTGGTGCTGTGCATCTTGCCATATTGCAATTATCCTTTTAATAAAGATTATTAGATTTAAAAGGAGCATAACTATTATTGGTATTGATAACAGTGATTTAAATCATCAGATGTGCAACTAGGCTCTAAAAAATCAAGCTCTTAAAAAGAAAGTATAAAAAAGCCTCATCCATCGGAAAACTGCTCTTTTTAGTAGAATGAATTACCGGCGTATCTTGTAACGTTTTCGAATGGGGTTCGCCCTAACCGCGCGCCCATTTTTGAACGTATAACCTTTATGAAACTCCGCTTATCAGTAGTGCAATCAGCAACATGCTTACAAATTTTATCATTTTCCGTTCCATCGCGAGACATACAACTCGACGAGATAACACACTCTGACCAGCTAGTGGAGCGTTACATATGATTCACCCTCGCTAATCTTGCGGAGAGCCAAAAAGGTAATGAGTAGCTTCTATGAGGATGATTTCATTAAAATGAACAGATATCTCAGTATCATTTAACAAGATAAACAAAAGCACATCCCCTTCAGACATGTCGTTCATCAGATACCAGTCAATATCCTCGGTTGCACAGCTCTTTACAGCTTCATATATGAGGGTAAAAAGCTCACGTACGCAGTCATCACAATCAACCAGTGCGCCTATTATAAGTTTCAAAAGTGTATTTTTAGTATTCATGAAATTAGTTTAAGGAAAGACTGAAAAATTAAAGTATGAATAATGGATGAGATTTTACGGCCTTCAACATCCTTTACAAATTGCCCCTCAGCTGAAACACCATAAAAAACTAGCCGAGACGCTTATAACTAAAATTTAAAAGAGCCACTTTCCCTAGAAAATGGCTCTTTTGATTGGTAAGATTCATCGGCGTTTTTTGTAGCGTCTCCGGGTGGTGTTTGCTCTTACCACGCGCCCGTTCTTGAGCGTGTAACCTTTCTTAAGTTGGCCGTTTGGTCGGCGGCCTTTGCACTTGTGTCCTTTCATTCGGTATCTCCAGTTTTCGTATTCGTTGCTCTTGGTCTTGCTGTACTCGCTTTATCCAATTGATGTCCGTTTTCAAAGCCGCAATCGTGCCCAGGCTTGAGACTCCGCCGGTCATGAATGCAATAATCAGAGTATCGAGAAAGCCCATTACTTGCCCTTCCATCGCGAGACGTAAAACTCGAGTAAATAGCGCACCATGGCGCGCATCCCGAGTGTGTCGACGACGACAGCACCCACCACAAACCAATACGGATTGGGGATACGCTGCAGCGCGTCAAAGCCTTGCTCAACATAAGGCGCGTAGTTGGGGATAAACGATAAGATGAGCGGCACAAACACCACTAAGAGGATGAACTCGTCTTTGAGTCCCCGCTCTCGAATGCTGACTTCATCGAGGCTACTGGCCTGCTCTTCACCATTCTGCAGTCGACGCACCCTCGCCTGATGCTTCTCGCTCTCGAGTTCGTCTTTGCGCTTAAGCGCTTCGGCGCGGTTTTGGTTATGCTGCTTGTACGCAGCCACGCCACCGGTCACGAGATTCAGGAGCGCGCCCATCATGTGTACACCCGACGACTTAATTCGATATGCGGACCGTCTTTGAGGCTCTTCCAATCGCCACCCCAAACAATCGCGACATTCAGCTCTCGAGCGGCTTGTTTAAATGCTTTGCTGATGGCAGCGTAATACTTAAAGTCCCACGTGACTTTGTTGTTTTCATCGTACGCTACGAAATCGATCGCATGGCCGGATTGGTGCCGACTGAGACGCTTAACCCCATCAAGCTGGCTCAAGCCCTCCTGATAGAGCTGATATTGGCGTTTCGCCGTGCGTAGGCCTTCCGTGATACCAAAATCATACGGTGACAGCTCTATCGCTCGGCGCACGACTTTCTTTAAGTCGCCATGTACGCCCAACATGCGGGCTTCACTACGGGCAGAGAGCACAAAGTCGCTGACAGTCTCATCAATGGTTCGCTTATTCATAAGGTACACTCCGGCCAGTAAGCCACTGGCGAGTAACATTAGCCATCTCATTAGCCCTCCGATTTCATAAGGAGTCTCGAATGCAGCGTAACACTAGCGTCAACGTTGGAGACGGTGATCTCAAGCTTGGTCGCGACTTTCGGTTTGATAAGAAACAATGGATAGCCATAGAGGGAATTCGAGGCAAAATACAGATACAAGAGACGGGACGACACTGACGTGTTGTTGGCCCTAAGAAATCTAATATAGACGATGCCAGGGTTCGCCAAAATTGAAGAGGCGCTACTGCTCTGATTGTGCGGCGTTGCTTGCGATTGCTTAAAGCGCCTAAGGGTCAAATCGAGCATTTCGACATGGTTGGAAAGTGGGAACGTCGCCTTTCGACGCGAGCCGAAAATGAATTTCATCTGATTGTCGTGTTTTGCTTCCACGTTCAGCAAACCATCATTAGCGCTGGCAAGCTCAGGATTGGTTAATGACAGCATCATAGCGCTTCTCCTACTTTAAGGCGGTCGCTCGCGGTGCCTTTCACGCTTACGGCTTGATTGGTGTTGAGCATCAAATGCCCGCCCGGACGTAACTCCAAGAATCCTTGCACGATGACCGTGCCTTCATTGGTGGCCAGAGCTTGTAAGATGAGCGCCTTTCTCGCGCTTTTCTCTCGAATACTTTGATAGCCTCCCGTCATTAGCAAGGTACCATTGCCAATTCGGGCGAACGTCACGCGCTCTGGATCCGACGTCACTTTCAATTCGGTGTTGGTGATGGTCGCTTGCACGTCCAGTGACGCGTTCCCCACCTCGACATTCACCGGTTGTTGGATCCGCTCAATGGTTAACGGCTGTGTGATCTGGTCGACCGTCACCGGCTCGGCCACTCGTTTAACATTAACCGGCGTTTGAACCTCACTAATCGTGGTAGGTGTTTGTATTTCTGATATTTTAACTGGCGTGACAATGTCACTAACCTTGACGGGGTCACGCACTTTTTGAACCGATACCGGCGTTTCAATCTGCGCCACACTCACTGGCGCTTGCACTTCACTCACCTGCACGGGATCCTGCACTTTTCTCACGTTCACCGGCTTTTCAATTTCACTGACCAACAGCGCGTTATTCACGCTGATTTTCTGCGCCTTGGTCATGATCAATAAATCCGACACTTGATACTCAAAGGTCACCGCCACTGACTGATGATTGTTCAGCTCGAGCTTGTCAAAGGCGGACACATCGACAGTGTCACCACCAAAGATCTCAACGGGACGCATGGTATCGCCCTGCAGCAGTAACGAGTGCGTGGTATCACGCAAGATGAGGTACTTACCGGATTGACCGGCGTTAAACGTCAGCGTGTGATTGGGCTCGAGTGTGTGGGTCTGTTTCATGATGCGCGCCTTGTCATGACCACCCCAATGGTGACCATCGTGCCGATAATCCCAAGGATGAGAGATAATTTTTTCAACGTAGAGTTGTCGGATTCATTCGTGCCCGTTTGCTCTCGCGCTTTCGCGTTGTTGGCTAAGGCAATCGCCGCTTTGGTGGTTTCGGTTTGTTGACCGGCCATCGATTTGATCGAATCAATGGCGTATTGACTGACTTCGGATTGCTCTTCTAGGGCTGACGTCCCAAAGCCAAAGGCTTCATCGACGGTATTATCGACCACACGCAACGAGTTATCGACCATGTTCAAGGAATCTCCGACCACCGATTCATTGACTCTTAACGCTTGGGTACCAAAATCAAACGCTTCTTCCGCGGTACGTCCCGCAATGGCCATCGCGCCATGATCGGTCATGGTCAAATTGATGTCCGAGTCACTGACGCCTGACAGCATTACACCGGTATTGTCGCCACCGACCGCCGCACTGCTGCTGGTGTTTGTAGTCGTCGTAGTGTTGCTTTGACGACTTTTCGAAGAACTTCTTCCACCCATATCCGCTAACCTTATTTGTAAAACCCTTTCATCGCCGTGGCGTTCAATTTCCTGAACCGGTAACTTCAATCGTCTTGCAATGAATCGCTTGGCACCCTCACGATAAAAATGCGCTCGCACCGAATCAAAGCCATGCTGTTTCGCATGCTCGACGGCGGCCAATGTGCCGGTGGCCATGTCGCCCGCTAACCCCACCACAACCAACTCTTTGGTGTTGTTTTTCAGCCTTTCACCACGCAACAACATGACAGTGTCACTTATTTGATACGTTGCCTCTAAGCCTTGTGTGACTTGGGTTTGTGCGTGTTGGTAATAGTCTCTCAGTGCCGGTTTTAGCCGTTGACGGACGTGCGCCCACTTTGCTGGCTGTAAGCTATCGTTTGGATAACGCATACAAGGCAAACAGCGCCATCAACACAATGAACCACCACGGCATGCCGCGTTGCTCACCGAGGCTGATGTGCCCACCTTCAAATCCACTGTTGTTGGTGGTGTTGCCGGAGGTGCCGGACGTAGCGGGTCCTGCTGCGCCGCCTTGAAGGCCACCGCCACCGGTTAATGATGTCAATGATCCGAGCATCAGCGCCCTCCTTTGAGCCACATCAGTGACGCGACAAACAGCACCACAAG of the Vibrio lentus genome contains:
- a CDS encoding phage protein, translating into MRTPPFAELVNQHFDSLHDAAAFFHVTVPTIRRWLSGQYSINPIAEKLMNVHARGYLPLDHRWDGFKINVDRATLITPERREFNPKELLSFAYWRDEHRQLVERHGKIDSPKYYPPKEHPLPFRGGRRMPAKPWVPSKFK
- a CDS encoding type II toxin-antitoxin system ParD family antitoxin, with product MARNTSITLGEHFDGFIASQIQSGRYGSASEVIRSALRLLETQETKMNTLRQLLVEGENSGIADYDLDTFINELDSEERK
- a CDS encoding type II toxin-antitoxin system RelE/ParE family toxin, whose product is MTPFQLTNKAKADLRDIALFTERRWGRKQRNVYIRQFDTTFGRLAENPELGKTCDEIRPGYRKFPQASHVIFYQKTNNQPLLIIRILHKSMDVLPIFGAQT
- a CDS encoding AAA family ATPase, with protein sequence MSSAKVINVVSGKGGTGKTLLTAVLADILGNEGYSVLVVDLDVFVRGLTSLLYFHRKETIQLTQEDKMSVAEYFIDKGDVEVSGKSKFSNERYRSFDVIPSVTRVDEVLNFKDIMPDDKKEARKIISSMLKRLDKGYDFIIFDSRAGYDELISATHFLSDITLCVEEEDDISKITSDNLVKQLEQDANVPIFRLTNKARGIKSEHELSSRGIDYLGKVPFDMDVMESFGTAYFWDDISRTLYKSALARAWNNLSSKLQLNKPVTENRINLIGSERLEERLQFISLKDRVIFVYSLLITVIGLSYGIFGAKGLSLFWNEFGTSQSLALVIGISGVFSSMYLLLKRKR
- a CDS encoding toll/interleukin-1 receptor domain-containing protein, whose amino-acid sequence is MSYTASQIQSLTPIRETVEKRATEQPDLRDIFLCHAWDDRKTVAKELHDLLEESGVNVWFSEKDLALGVPMMRAIDKGLANSRIGLVLVTPAMLARLPKEGVADKELSALLAGNQLIPVIHDTTYEELRNISPLLASRSGLDTSEDSMVVVAEKIAELVKIEF
- a CDS encoding M15 family metallopeptidase, whose product is MRWLMLLASGLLAGVYLMNKRTIDETVSDFVLSARSEARMLGVHGDLKKVVRRAIELSPYDFGITEGLRTAKRQYQLYQEGLSQLDGVKRLSRHQSGHAIDFVAYDENNKVTWDFKYYAAISKAFKQAARELNVAIVWGGDWKSLKDGPHIELSRRVYT